In the genome of Carya illinoinensis cultivar Pawnee chromosome 13, C.illinoinensisPawnee_v1, whole genome shotgun sequence, the window AACAGATTCTTTGTGGCTTGTGAATGGCCggaaacattgttatatgggccaTCGTCGGTGGTTGGTGCTAGATCATGCTTGGAGAAGGAAAAAGGCAGCTTTTAATGGTAAGGACGAACACCGTCTCAAACCGAAAATTTTGGAGGGACAAGCTTTAATGGAGCAATTACATGAGGTCTCAAATGTGCAGTTTGgtaaattattaaagaagagGAAACGTACACCGAATGAACTGAACTGGACAAAAAAAAGTATCTTCTTTGACCTACCGTACTGGTTAGACTTGGGATTGAGACATAACTTGgatgtcatgcatattgagaaaaatatttgtgataacGTTTTGGGAACCTTGATGAATATTGAAGGCAAAAGCAAGGACACCGCTACTGCGCGTAGGGATTTGGAAGATCTTGGACTgaggaaagaattacatttacAGCATCATGGTAATCAAACTTCTATGAGTCTTGGTTGTTATATGTTAAACGTAAATGAGAGGAGGAGTTTTTGTCAACGCTTGTCAGAAGTTAAATTTCCTGACGGCTTTGCCTCGAATATTGCCCGGTGTGTCAACGTTTCTGAAGGAAAAATCATGGGTATGaagagtcatgattgtcatatcTTGATACAATATTTGTTGCCGGTTGTTATTGGTGGGTACCTACGACCCGATGTGCGTCGATGTTTAATAGAGTTGTGTTCGTTTTTCAAGGAATTATGTGGTCGAACACTAGACATAACAGTGTTGAAACGGCTTCAAGCTAatattcccatcattctttgcaaactggaaatgatattcccacctGCATTTTTCGATATCATGGTGCACCTTGCTATTCATCTGCCAGATGAGGCTTTGCTAGCAGGACCTGTCCAATACAGGTGGATGTACCCTTTCGAGAGGTATATGGGTAAGTTCAAACGGTATGTCCGCAACAGAGCCCATCCAGAAGGCTCAATTGCAGAGGCATATTTGCATGTGgagtgcctgaccttttgctcTATGTACTTGAATGATATCGAGACTAGACATAATCGAGAGGAACGGAACATTGACACAATTGGGCAGAGCTCCCTAGAGCCAAGTTTATCGATTTTCTCCCAAAAGGTTCGCCCTCTAGGGGCAGCccaaatttcaaaattagatGAAGCTCTGTTGGCCAAGGCCACGTGGTATGTCCTTAATAATTGCCCGGAGATTGAGGACTATTTAGAGTAAGTACACCCTTGTAAAGCATGTTCAACATTCTACTTCGTGTACGTCATGTTGAATACGTTATTAAAGCATGAATCTTTGTAGGGACCACCGTAACAATATGCAAGAAGAGGACCCAATTAATTTCGAGCGTAGGCACCAAATGCAATTCCCAATGTGGTTCAGAACACGTGTATGTTATTCTCTTTTTTCATTTACCAATCATTTCCATTTATAAAAGTGATAACGTCACTTTCTATATTACTGTATTGACATGTCAAATACTTTAATGTTAGATTGCCGATTTGCATGCAATGACTCCCCCCGCGGTGACCGATGACATATTTGCTTTAGCATGTGGGCCAGATCCGCTAGTGGCGAGATATGCCGGTTGTATAATGAATGGAATTCGATTTCACACAAAGGAGCTTGAAGGGCGTCGCCGCACCCAAAACAGTGGGGTTGTTGTTCATGGCGACCATGAAGGAGTGCCTGTTGACTTCTACGGCGTGTTGCAAGACATCATAGAATTACGCTATATGGGGTGGCGTAAGTGTTTCttgtttaaatgtgattggtgggacatTGGTGATAGAAGAAGGGGGATACATGTTGGGGACCACTTCACGAGTGTTAATACTtctaggcaatggtataaagatgagccgTTCGCCCTCGCTTGCCAGACGTTGCAAGTATTCTACATCAAGGACCCGAATTGGGGGGGAAGTTGGCATGCGGTACACAAGATAACCAATAGGAATGTTTATAATATTCGCCACAAGACCTCGGACGTTAATGATGATgctgatgatgacgatgatgggTCGGACACTCTTGAAACTGAAGATGAGAGTGATACTGATGTTATTCATTATGTCTCAGTTAATGAAACTAGCCCGGAGACGCTCAATCCACTGACTCGAGGAGATTCAGACAACTTGCCGGTTGATTCGTCAACCATGTCACCTGAACAATTGTGTAGAGAAACTGACGATGAGGATTGTGTTGATGATGAAGACCTTAACCGGCAATTTGATATGGAGAACATGCCTGCTGTGGATAGCGATGGTATTGATCTAAAACCTCAATTCCATTGCCTGGACTATTTTAGATTGATGGTTTATCATCTCCTTTTATTTAATGCATGTAGTCTCTAATTAATGGAGGCTTATGTTAATCAATTCTACATAGCTATTGAAATGGCATTAAATGCTTCCATTGTTGTTTTGATGAATACATGCAAATTAGGACAAAAAGATGTTTGACACACAAGTTTTTCGTACCATTCTATTATAGTACTATCATGTACCTACATAATCTTATATATTGTATCTTGATTTTTATTGGGGCTTGACATCTGTTTTTATTTCCTCCGTTTGCAAACAGCGCCTGACTGTTCTTTCTTCCAAGAACAGTTGAGCACAAACTGTACGCCCGTGTGAAGCATAAGACAGATGAAGAAGTGGTCCAGCGTGGTTGCTCTCTCTACTTTGACTTGGAATGAGGAAACTTTGGTAATCAGAGGATTAGTTATCCCATTTCGTATATGCTGAATGTTGCTGCTTGTTATACTAGACATGATTTTGGAATATAACATGCCTATGATCTTCCATGCTATGCTTGTGCAAATTTTCTCCCAATTGCCTGTTTTCATAGATTTGATTATTAGTCTTATTTAAATACTTGTTAACCATGACCATACTTTCACTTTCAAGAAAGAGGAGTCCAAAACAGACACTAAGCTGTAAACCCCTCAGTAACTAGAAAAGGTCATGAAATACAGATGCACTGCCTCTTATATCCATCTACATTAAGATATAAGCAAACCACTGGTGGAGATGGTCTGACATCATATTCTGGTGCTTTGAATATAAGCTGGGCAGGACATTAGCAGAAGGTCTAGAACATATTCACGAGTGAAGGGGTTGGAAAACCAACTAGTTTCCGCTAGAAAAATTACCCCTGGTTGAAAGGTCACACTGAATACCTGAGCCCATTACAGATTTAGTGTTGGTTATGAAATACAGATGGAAGCATAATAAGATTCAGATCtgcgttatatatatatatatatatatataatctggtACAGCCATCAAATCTGGATATCAGTTTACTGACCAAATTCACTCCCTTATAAAATGACCGGATCAATTCTATACAGTTGGACTGATGAATCCAACTGTATAGAATAATATGTTGCTGACAAAAACATGTATAATAATCTGGAATATGTTGTCCCATCTAACTCAATGACATCGAGTAGTTCAAATAAATCTTACACGGAAGCCTAATGACATAGTGGTTTGTGGTGGAGCACAGTTGGTTGATTTTACATAAAAAGCCTCTGGTTGTTATTGGAATGGATGCTGCTTTCAATTAAAATTACTCACTGTCTCCACCATTTTCAGACCTGAACAATGTCAAATCAGTTACCAACAGATATCATTGAAATAATGGATGTAGCATGTATTGGAAACCTGTTATATACAGGGCATTGGATTAGCTAAAGCAGGCATTGCCTCAGTAGTCAAGAAATAATTAGAAGAACTAGTAGATACTGCATGCAGCATAACAGATGACCTCAATGCGACGTACGTGGGAAAGATGCAGCCAATGGTGGAAGTCTTTGACCACCATTGTCATAGCATTCACCATAGTACATGGCAGAGTAGAAAAtggattagaaaaatttaaatggtGTGAGCAAACGTATGGCAAGCTGAGTGTGTAACATTTGGACGAAAATATAAGTTTGCGCGTACAAAAAGTTCAATTAGATTAGTTTTGTCCAATTAAACTGATCGAAAAGGGCATGAAAGGGGGATAAGGTTAATAAttcaatggtggatatactgcTACCACAGTTTTGTACAATAAACTGAGCTAAAAGGGCATGAAAGGGGGATAAGGTAACTGTTGCTACTATGACATACTGCTATGATAGTGGCAGAATGGAAATGGCATTAAATAGACCTAATATACCATATTTATTAATGTTAGTTTTGTACAAACCTACTGAGATTAAAAGGGTATGAAAGGAGGATAAGATAAACATCGACAAAAACTGAAGATATACTTGGTAATTATGATATTATCAGTATGGTAAAGGCATGAAATGGAAGTGTTATAAAAAAGGCGCACACCAAGACAAAGCCTGTTCAACTTTGGACTGAATTGCAAGGTTGTTAAGACTGTTATTTTACATGTTATCTGCCATATAATGGACATGTATTCACCATGATTGGGCTATCTTGGATGTAAATAGATTCCAAAGTCAGACCGTTTACAGCGTGGTAAACGGTCGATGTATCGGACATATTGGAAAAAAGACATAAATCTGGAAAGTTAAATGTGTTATATGTTACACTGATAAATCGAGCTAAAAGGGAATTGGAATAGCATCAAGACATCATTAGGCATAAACCAATATTTCGAAGAGGGTTTTACTTCCATAAGTGGCTGACTTACGTAATGTGAACTACGCTTATCTAAAAACCATTGAAACAATTCAAATGCAGTGGTAGTGATGATGGTATAAGGCACCGAAATGGCTAAACAAGCATGGTGCATGGGTATACGTGTATGTGTTATAGTAGAATAGGTTGATAATGAGATATAGCAAGCATTTTACCAAAGTTTATAATCGAAACAGGACCTTGGTAGATTTGTTATATGCCAAGGGACAAGTCCAAAAAATTGCTTTTAAACAGAGTTGACAAAAGGTGGTGTCCAAACCACACACTAAGTGCACCTTGTATGCCAATGGGTCCCACGGGAGCTAAAATTTGAGGCTTTTAGACAAGTGGTGTCCAAACAGACAAGTCTTGACTTCAATCAACTAACGTCTGATCAGaggtatatataatgtaaactGAGCAGAAAAAGTGGTGTCTCAAATACttgttttatataaatgattatGCCAACTGGGGCCCAGCAATATTTAATAGATTTGGCCTTGTGTCCAAATTGTATGGACACAACAACAACATCCTGACAAGATACTCCATGTGATAATATACATAAGTCCGGTACTTATCATGGCCCACCAAAAAAGGTGTTTAGTTGTATAAAGCATGTTGCTAGAGTGccttaagtaaaagaaatagaTATCATTGGCGGCTGATTCATTATTAAAACTCACATAAATACTAACCCAGTACGTTTTAATATACACCACATACAAAGCTGGGCAGCCCCTGTCCCAATGCCGAGGTGCTTGAGATAACACTTAACCACGTACACATATATAATTAGACACATGGCTAAGCTGTAAATCCATACGCGGGAAACTAAAATTTTTATGGTGCTGGCGGTTCTTTTAACTTTGGAAAACATGTGAGCTCGCGCCAGTGTCTGAGGCTGAAGTGACAGAAGTTGGCTTTTCATCATAGATTAGTGGCCGGGTACGTAAGGCAGAAAAGTTTAGAGTTTGCTCTGGGTTCCAGTGGGGCTTTTCTCATATAAGCAATGAGAAAAGGTGTACACACTGAATATATGTTGATAAGTACTCACTGAAACCTGGGATCCGAAAGAAAACCAGGAAGACTGCACACAGCTCTTCCTCTTCGCAACCAAACAGACCAACATATTGAAGATAGAAAAGGTAAACCCTATTTTCACCCCACAATCACATCCTTAGTTTCCACTAAGCAAATGTCTTTTTTGCATGAAGGTTTTTCTGTGGGACATATAATGTTCATGTCAAAAATGCCTCTTTTTAAAGAAGATTAAAGCTTTCAGGTTGCTATGAAAGTTGATATAGTACAATGCGCTTTTCATATATTGTAGGAAATCTGACTTTTTGCCTGTTTGGCTAATTAAAATATGGGTTTGCATATTACCCATAATTAGAAGAACAGAGTACAAACAAGTTTGGTGGGGTGGTAGTCAGATTCAGACCCAGTGGTTAATGTTAGTTGGGTTTTTGTCAGGCATTGTTGCTGTTGCTAGTGAAGCCATTCAGGCTCGCTGCATACCCGGCAGGGTAAGAGTTGTTTAGAGCAAAACCTCATTGAGGTGCTTGGGGTTTGTTTTAGCAAATAATGGGTACTTTGGCCGTGAAAGTAAAGTTGCAAAAATGTGATGAAGCTCAAAGATTTTAAGAGTACACCCTGAACTTCCTAACTTTGGTTGGAATAGTTTGAACTTCCTGGTATAATCCATGAAGTTGAGTGCTAAACTGAACTGTTTACAGTATAGGGTGAAACATTTTCATGGTCTTCCAACTGCATCCAAGGTGTTAAGTATATTTGTCATGTGAAAAGGGGCAGCAATGTAGTTCCAAATAAGTAGCTAATGGGTACTAGATTATAACTAGTAAAAATTAGAGAGAATAGATGAGTTACATTGTGTTTGGGAAATGAAAGGGGGGAAATATTTTTCCCCCTGTTGCAGGTTTCAGTGAAAAGTTGACCAGCttttcacatttaaaaaaaagatgggTCAACTACAAATGATTTGAGTTTTGTAACCTGAGGACACGATGGCAGATTTTCAGGCACTTTCAAACATCCTTATTTAGTTACAACAATGTAATGGTGGCAACATGTAATCCgaataaataaagagaagaaaaagaaacaacaatatttAGGTGCAGGGGATAAATATTGTTACTTTATACAtgattatcaaatatatattcagTGACATATTATACTTATGGGAATAAACATTGTAGGTATTAATGGTGATATCTGGAAAACGAGGCCGGAGGGGAAGAATTAGACCTCGACGTCCGCTCATAGTAGCGAGCCCTAGTGATGAACATAATTTTTGGTTTATCTGGAAGGAGAAGCACGAGCTCATCACTAGGGGTTCATTAATTTTTGGTTTATGTTGTTATTTATGAACATAATGGTTATAGTACATTTCGAATGACAGTTTGAATGTGATCATTTATTACTATGTCTATGCAGGCTGACTTCGTGTTGGATTGGAGTAGAGACAATCATCGCGAAGCTGTACTAAACACACTAGCTGATAGGTACAACGCTTACCACTATGAATTACACaaacattacaagaaatttgattcgCATGAGGAGGCATTAGCTGGTCGGAAGGAATGGGTGGAGCCACACGTATGGGAGTGGCTATGTGAAATGTGGGCCAGCCCCAAATTCAAGGTTTGGGATTCTGGTTTTATAATCAGTTGCAATTTGAGTCCATACCATTGGGTCCAGTTTTTTTCATCCATctacaaatatatatgtatttatacataaatacacttTCAGGAGATCTCATACATAACTCTAAGTGCATGATGATTTCCATTGGTTGTCATATTTCAGGAGCAATCTCGTAGGAACAGTAACAACAGGAAAAAACAGAAGATTAAACATACAAGTGGGAGGAAATCATTTGTTAGGCTTATGGAAGAGAGGGTAAGCTAGATGTTTCTTTGTAGAAGTGAGTCCTATGTGTTATGGATTCATTATTGTTTGTGAGGCTTAACTAACTAGATCATGTTAAATTGAAGGGTGAGAAGGCTTGTAATATGATAGAGTTTTACAAAGAAACACACTGGTCCAATAAGAAGGGTAAATGGATCAATGCAGCTAGTGAACACAATTATGTGAGTTATCTTAATTTCCCTCTGATTTCTAATTATATAATGGGCTTATGCATGGTAGATTTTAAAATAGCATTTACGGTgttattgtattttctttcagaaTCTGATACTTGAGAGGTTGGGTGAGAAAGAAACTGAAGAGGATGTTGAACTCGACAATGGTGATGTTTTCAAAGAGGTGTTGGGGTTCAAATCTGGCTACGCACTAGGTCTGGGCCACTCTGTCATACCTGAGCCCTCCCCATTTCTGAAAAAGAACAAGGCATTCAAACGTATAGCTGAGGAGAATGAAAGGAACAAGGAATCTGCTGACTTATATAAGAGTAAACTAGAAGCACTGCTAGGTGATATGGCTGAGCTGCGAAAACAGTTTTCTAAGCATGACAAACAAATCATGGCCATATCCTCACATTTGGGGTCAAGTAGGGAGTCTCAACAAGAGACTCAAGGAGATTTATAAAATTCCTAATATATTGTAAAGGTTTTTTGAAGAAGGTCATGGGGATGGAATATGTTTTTGTTCCCCCTATCGCTTTTGGAAACAAttataatgtatttattttgatCAACTGTGGGGAAAGGTTGGGGGTCATGTTTTGTAAAAAAAGGGATGGGAGGTGTTCCATGTAATTGGACAcaggtttttgttttgggaatTCCATAAACTACTTTAATATGGGAA includes:
- the LOC122291154 gene encoding uncharacterized protein LOC122291154, with protein sequence MDKAWMHIEDRMRSIEYVEGVKHFIELAKAHSPGRDCIRCPCRRCRNRTFHPISLVQDHLFIVGIDTSYSTWIFHDEEETENGSAFSDEEVPDDGNYNDYIDDVDEMLDDIRVGSFMDNSGRTEFYVDDGPSRHTAKAPILGNFDELLENARKPLYPNCTNFSKLSFIVKLLHIKTVGGWTVKSFDMVIKLLQAAFPQALFPASYHEARRLQQGLGFSYTKIHVCPNDCALFWKEHANKDECPKCNASRWALSTTNQQRIPQKVLRYFPLKPRLQRLFMSKKTAQSMRWHVEERVDDPNFMRHPADSTVWKDFDNKHPWFAQDPRNVRLGLASDGFNSFNNMSKPYSIWPMLLVPYNLPPWLCMKDPYVMMSLLIPGPKAPGNDIDVFLHPLIDELTELWVEGIHTYDAYKRESFQLRAALLWTVNDFPAYANLSGWSTKGKLACPTCNLETDSLWLVNGRKHCYMGHRRWLVLDHAWRRKKAAFNGKDEHRLKPKILEGQALMEQLHEVSNVQFGKLLKKRKRTPNELNWTKKSIFFDLPYWLDLGLRHNLDVMHIEKNICDNVLGTLMNIEGKSKDTATARRDLEDLGLRKELHLQHHGNQTSMSLGCYMLNVNERRSFCQRLSEVKFPDGFASNIARCVNVSEGKIMGMKSHDCHILIQYLLPVVIGGYLRPDVRRCLIELCSFFKELCGRTLDITVLKRLQANIPIILCKLEMIFPPAFFDIMVHLAIHLPDEALLAGPVQYRWMYPFERYMGKFKRYVRNRAHPEGSIAEAYLHVECLTFCSMYLNDIETRHNREERNIDTIGQSSLEPSLSIFSQKVRPLGAAQISKLDEALLAKATWYVLNNCPEIEDYLEDHRNNMQEEDPINFERRHQMQFPMWFRTRIADLHAMTPPAVTDDIFALACGPDPLVARYAGCIMNGIRFHTKELEGRRRTQNSGVVVHGDHEGVPVDFYGVLQDIIELRYMGWRKCFLFKCDWWDIGDRRRGIHVGDHFTSVNTSRQWYKDEPFALACQTLQVFYIKDPNWGGSWHAVHKITNRNVYNIRHKTSDVNDDADDDDDGSDTLETEDESDTDVIHYVSVNETSPETLNPLTRGDSDNLPVDSSTMSPEQLCRETDDEDCVDDEDLNRQFDMENMPAVDSDGIVAVASEAIQARCIPGRYRVKHFHGLPTASKVLSIFVM
- the LOC122291155 gene encoding uncharacterized protein LOC122291155; translated protein: MSMQADFVLDWSRDNHREAVLNTLADRYNAYHYELHKHYKKFDSHEEALAGRKEWVEPHVWEWLCEMWASPKFKEQSRRNSNNRKKQKIKHTSGRKSFVRLMEERVS